One stretch of Trichocoleus desertorum ATA4-8-CV12 DNA includes these proteins:
- a CDS encoding insulinase family protein, producing the protein MTPTLIKSPHAPRLNAPTVRRLANGLTIVAEQLPIEAVNLNLWLNVGSAVETDAINGMAHFLEHMVFKGTAQLASGEFERLIEERGAVTNAATSQDYTHYYITTAPKDFAELAPLQMDVVLNAEIADEAFERERSVILEEIRRSDDNPRRRTFAKAMEVAFEKLPYRRPVLGPTSVIEQLTFQQMRDFHAQHYQPHSMTAAVVGNLPVEELIQIVEAALVKVQANRPAIAAQSSLHDLPSYSLEPAFDTIVRQEFVDDSLQQARLVMAWRAPGLADLQETYALDILATIIGQGRTARLIRDLREEKGLVSSIAASNITYEMQGAFYISAQLPAENIPVVEAAIVDHIRKIQTEPVTEAEIARVRTQVANRFIFGNETPSDRASLYGYYQAMVGDLAPALHYPAHIQALDAASLQASAQRYLSTDAYGVVSLKPSA; encoded by the coding sequence ATGACCCCAACCCTGATCAAATCGCCCCATGCTCCCCGACTGAACGCGCCTACGGTTCGTCGCTTAGCGAATGGCCTGACGATCGTTGCAGAGCAGCTCCCGATCGAAGCGGTCAACCTTAACCTTTGGTTGAATGTAGGTTCCGCAGTTGAAACCGATGCCATTAATGGGATGGCCCACTTTCTGGAGCACATGGTTTTCAAAGGAACCGCACAACTGGCGAGTGGAGAATTTGAGCGCTTGATTGAGGAGCGGGGCGCAGTCACAAATGCTGCTACCAGCCAAGACTACACCCACTACTACATCACCACTGCTCCCAAAGACTTCGCAGAGCTAGCACCTTTGCAAATGGACGTGGTGCTGAATGCAGAAATCGCTGATGAAGCCTTTGAACGAGAGCGATCGGTGATTTTAGAAGAAATTCGCCGCTCAGACGATAATCCGCGTCGCCGTACCTTTGCTAAAGCGATGGAAGTAGCTTTTGAGAAACTACCGTATCGCCGTCCAGTGCTCGGCCCTACCTCAGTCATTGAGCAACTCACATTTCAGCAAATGCGGGACTTCCACGCTCAGCATTACCAACCTCATTCCATGACTGCGGCTGTGGTAGGTAATTTGCCTGTAGAAGAATTGATTCAGATTGTTGAGGCAGCATTGGTAAAAGTGCAGGCCAATCGTCCGGCGATCGCAGCTCAGTCCTCCCTCCACGATCTGCCTAGCTACAGCCTAGAGCCCGCCTTTGACACCATTGTGCGGCAAGAGTTTGTAGATGACAGCTTGCAGCAAGCTCGCTTGGTTATGGCGTGGCGTGCTCCCGGATTAGCCGATTTGCAAGAAACCTATGCGCTGGATATCTTAGCAACAATTATTGGTCAAGGCCGCACTGCCCGTTTAATCCGAGACTTGCGAGAAGAGAAAGGACTCGTCAGCAGCATTGCTGCTAGCAACATCACTTACGAAATGCAGGGAGCCTTCTACATCTCGGCTCAGCTTCCCGCAGAAAATATCCCGGTTGTAGAAGCCGCGATCGTAGACCATATCCGCAAAATCCAGACTGAGCCAGTGACAGAAGCGGAAATCGCCCGTGTTCGGACTCAAGTCGCGAATCGGTTTATCTTTGGCAACGAGACACCCAGCGATCGCGCTAGTTTATACGGTTACTACCAAGCCATGGTGGGAGATCTAGCTCCAGCCCTCCACTACCCCGCTCACATTCAAGCTTTAGATGCTGCCAGTTTGCAAGCCTCTGCCCAACGCTATCTCTCAACTGATGCCTATGGAGTCGTAAGCCTCAAACCTTCTGCCTGA
- a CDS encoding fructosamine kinase family protein, with product MWTTIAAHITQMTGYEFQALSHRAVSGGCINQGYALQGSPTRNQGTHAACTYFVKLNQPSQVAMFEAEALGLQQMRAKPTIRVPEPICWGVAENSAYIVLEWIELGRGDRQAWEAMGRQLAAMHQVMTTAGFGWDRHNTIGSTPQINPWTQDWAEFFVEHRIGYQLKLAQRRGGHFPKQDRLLAAIPELLANHQPQPTLVHGDLWSGNAAVSQAGEPVIFDPATYFGDREVDIAMTELFGGFSPEFYRGYNQTLPLDAGYPRRKNLYNLYHILNHFNLFGGSYESQANRMIEQILAEELPIPTLALPSD from the coding sequence ATGTGGACGACTATTGCTGCCCATATCACTCAAATGACAGGATATGAATTTCAAGCTCTCAGTCATCGCGCGGTTAGTGGAGGCTGTATCAACCAAGGGTATGCGCTGCAAGGTAGCCCAACTAGAAACCAAGGCACCCATGCAGCTTGTACCTACTTTGTGAAGCTGAATCAACCGTCTCAAGTTGCCATGTTTGAGGCAGAGGCTTTAGGGTTGCAGCAGATGCGAGCCAAGCCAACGATTCGCGTCCCCGAACCGATTTGTTGGGGCGTGGCAGAAAACTCCGCTTATATAGTCTTGGAGTGGATTGAGTTGGGACGGGGCGATCGCCAAGCTTGGGAAGCAATGGGTCGTCAGTTAGCCGCCATGCACCAAGTCATGACTACAGCAGGTTTCGGCTGGGATCGCCATAACACCATTGGCTCCACACCCCAAATCAATCCTTGGACTCAAGATTGGGCAGAATTTTTTGTCGAGCACCGGATTGGCTATCAGCTAAAACTAGCTCAGAGACGAGGGGGGCACTTTCCCAAGCAGGATCGGCTACTCGCCGCCATTCCTGAACTGCTAGCCAATCACCAACCTCAGCCCACCCTAGTGCATGGAGACTTGTGGTCAGGGAATGCTGCGGTGAGTCAAGCGGGAGAGCCAGTAATTTTTGATCCCGCTACTTATTTTGGCGATCGCGAAGTAGACATCGCCATGACCGAGCTATTTGGAGGGTTTTCGCCTGAGTTCTACCGAGGCTACAACCAAACTTTGCCACTCGACGCAGGCTATCCACGCCGAAAAAATCTCTATAACCTCTACCACATCCTGAATCATTTCAATCTGTTTGGCGGCAGTTATGAATCGCAAGCCAACCGCATGATTGAGCAAATCTTAGCTGAGGAACTGCCCATACCCACTCTGGCACTTCCTAGCGATTGA
- a CDS encoding DUF3611 family protein has translation MLKSDSSEIPPAIRQIATYFRWTGWISFWAQSVLAVVSTIVLIVANFSRETGGTAGTSRVGTGFGVFFAICGLVVLGINIYWAFRYVRIARQLKAPNTSLRPSKADTIQLLQLGIIFSLVGMLLTIIGAQAIVGGLIARSIAQPQAYPLYGNNAIPIIRPLDFFVVQANTNTIAGHFAGLVSSFWLLNRVNR, from the coding sequence ATGTTGAAGTCAGATTCTTCCGAAATTCCTCCTGCCATTCGTCAGATTGCCACCTATTTTCGCTGGACTGGATGGATTAGTTTTTGGGCTCAGTCGGTTCTAGCCGTTGTTTCCACCATCGTCTTGATTGTGGCCAACTTTAGCCGGGAAACTGGAGGTACAGCGGGTACCAGTAGGGTCGGAACTGGCTTTGGTGTCTTTTTCGCAATTTGCGGCTTGGTGGTGTTGGGGATCAATATCTACTGGGCTTTTCGGTATGTTCGTATCGCTCGACAACTAAAAGCTCCCAATACCAGTTTGCGTCCTAGCAAGGCCGATACAATCCAGCTGTTACAGTTGGGTATCATATTTAGTTTAGTTGGCATGTTGCTGACAATCATTGGAGCTCAAGCTATTGTAGGTGGCTTGATTGCCCGTTCGATCGCCCAGCCTCAGGCTTATCCTCTTTATGGCAACAATGCCATTCCCATTATTCGGCCCCTCGACTTTTTTGTCGTACAAGCTAATACCAATACGATCGCTGGTCACTTTGCGGGATTGGTTTCGTCTTTCTGGCTCCTGAATCGAGTCAATCGCTAG
- a CDS encoding PadR family transcriptional regulator — MRFEDIYQFFQDPPPIYLNKELAVCYVLSVLQRGDSYGTELIQLLENEYRTYRLSDTVLYSALKFLEDEGAIQGYWRKVEGRGRPRRMYQIRPEWSERAQELSRLWQGYATGNLPASDKN, encoded by the coding sequence ATGCGATTTGAAGATATCTACCAGTTTTTCCAAGATCCCCCACCCATTTACCTCAACAAAGAACTCGCCGTTTGTTATGTCTTGTCGGTGCTGCAACGAGGGGACTCTTACGGGACAGAATTGATCCAGCTTCTAGAAAACGAATATCGCACTTACCGCCTTTCCGATACAGTCCTTTATAGCGCTCTAAAATTTCTGGAGGATGAGGGAGCCATCCAGGGGTATTGGCGCAAAGTAGAAGGACGGGGGCGGCCACGTCGGATGTATCAAATTCGTCCAGAGTGGTCTGAGCGGGCTCAAGAATTATCTCGTCTTTGGCAAGGATATGCAACTGGTAATCTCCCCGCTAGTGACAAAAACTAG
- a CDS encoding cofactor assembly of complex C subunit B, with translation MNAAILPSIFVMTLLMMVGLMFFIRASVKDRTQEVQLVAELAEESLLDRLQQYFDQRAYKVAAVDAAQNQVTFQGVVRPSWFLAVFLTLLAAAGILCLALVLSMVLPGLTQLLLGAVLLAPLAGCFYWQKAKRPEQVSLKIEPVHSDKSQSQSLVTVKAHRDELSELQRALNLKACK, from the coding sequence ATGAATGCTGCCATTCTGCCATCTATATTTGTGATGACCTTGCTAATGATGGTGGGTCTAATGTTTTTCATTCGAGCCTCCGTCAAAGACAGAACGCAAGAAGTGCAATTGGTTGCAGAACTGGCAGAGGAATCGTTACTCGATCGCCTACAGCAATACTTTGACCAACGGGCCTACAAAGTTGCAGCAGTAGATGCGGCTCAAAACCAGGTAACGTTTCAAGGGGTGGTGCGGCCTAGTTGGTTTTTGGCGGTGTTTTTAACGCTGTTGGCAGCGGCAGGCATTTTGTGTCTTGCTCTGGTGCTGTCAATGGTCCTACCGGGACTGACCCAACTTTTGTTAGGAGCAGTGCTTCTGGCACCCCTAGCAGGCTGTTTTTATTGGCAAAAAGCGAAACGTCCCGAACAAGTTTCCCTCAAGATTGAACCAGTTCACTCCGATAAATCTCAGTCCCAGAGCCTCGTTACTGTCAAAGCTCATCGAGATGAGTTGTCTGAATTGCAGCGGGCCCTCAACCTCAAGGCTTGTAAGTAA
- a CDS encoding DUF3155 domain-containing protein has product MARRRKRKSRRRLEGRRILELVPQFSIESGEEKPVTAARKFIQAQAILPPALLLVRRNEHTTDRYFWAEKGLFSAQYVEENHFLFPSLRVLIGDTEDAPVAVTSR; this is encoded by the coding sequence TTGGCAAGGAGACGCAAGCGTAAGAGCCGTCGTCGCCTAGAAGGGCGTAGGATTCTGGAGTTAGTGCCTCAGTTTAGCATTGAAAGTGGCGAAGAAAAACCAGTCACAGCTGCTCGAAAGTTCATTCAAGCGCAAGCTATTCTTCCGCCCGCTCTGCTACTTGTAAGGCGGAACGAGCACACCACAGACCGTTACTTTTGGGCTGAAAAGGGGCTCTTCAGTGCTCAGTATGTCGAAGAGAACCATTTCTTGTTTCCCAGTCTGAGAGTATTGATTGGTGATACAGAAGATGCACCTGTGGCTGTCACTAGCCGCTAA
- a CDS encoding ATP-binding protein: MLLRRLGTGDPNRDVATSIVRESDRLQELLQQFDQAIHVGRRDLAPLTLPPAGSPQSTPSTSEPANGRGVNSLAASSTVGSEPTPDALTNAGDVVTVSPLPLLPASGFLAGASLSLESCAIASILDPLVASASAIAQERDLAFYAQVPSDLPLVKANAKALREVLSNLLDNALKYTPASGQVYLEVITHWSAPLPQGQSDWLGIAIWDTGPGIPAEDLAHLFERHYRGVQAQTDIPGTGLGLAIARDLMQQMQGEIQVFSPAQQSNIVHFVLPMPPTTGPGTAFVVWLPLA; encoded by the coding sequence CTGCTGCTGCGGCGACTCGGAACTGGAGACCCAAACCGAGATGTGGCAACTAGTATTGTCCGGGAGAGCGATCGCCTACAGGAGTTATTGCAACAATTTGACCAAGCCATTCATGTAGGGAGGCGCGATTTAGCACCTTTGACGCTGCCTCCGGCTGGGTCACCCCAGTCAACGCCATCGACTAGCGAGCCAGCCAACGGTAGAGGAGTCAATTCCTTAGCCGCCTCCTCTACCGTTGGATCTGAGCCTACACCCGATGCTTTGACCAATGCTGGCGATGTTGTGACTGTATCACCGCTGCCCTTGCTACCAGCTTCGGGGTTTCTGGCGGGTGCGAGCCTTAGCTTAGAATCCTGTGCGATCGCCAGTATTTTGGACCCTCTTGTTGCTTCAGCCAGCGCGATCGCCCAAGAACGAGATTTAGCATTTTACGCCCAGGTGCCGTCTGATTTACCGCTCGTGAAGGCAAATGCTAAAGCGCTGCGAGAGGTGCTGAGCAATCTACTAGATAACGCCCTGAAATATACCCCCGCTTCAGGACAGGTCTATTTAGAAGTCATTACCCATTGGTCTGCTCCATTGCCTCAGGGGCAATCTGACTGGCTAGGCATCGCCATTTGGGATACAGGGCCAGGGATTCCAGCCGAGGATTTAGCTCATCTCTTTGAGCGCCACTACCGGGGTGTGCAGGCTCAGACAGATATTCCTGGTACTGGGTTAGGCTTAGCGATCGCTCGTGACTTGATGCAGCAAATGCAGGGAGAGATCCAGGTATTTAGTCCCGCACAGCAGAGTAACATTGTTCATTTTGTGCTGCCCATGCCGCCTACGACAGGCCCAGGAACCGCTTTTGTGGTTTGGTTGCCGCTCGCTTAG
- a CDS encoding S-layer homology domain-containing protein — protein sequence MSSFNHWQSGTAAFLALTTIAGASAPMVVMMPAQAQTTSFSDVSSSYWAASFISELAQRDVIAGFPDGTFRPNDPVTRAQFAAMIRKAFNRPQERSGTNFVDVSQNYWAYSAIQEAYTTGFLSGYPGNIFQPNQNIPRVQVLVSLANGLDYSVSTEVETILQQYYSDASQVPSYARSSVAAATDEQIVVNYPNIRLLNPNQVATRAEVAAFIYQALVSSGQATAITSPYVVGQRPPVTTPTQVRIPSGTTIPVKYDEAERILVTPDETAPLTLTVAQNITTSQGTILIPAGSQVVGQLRPAQGGSQFVAQELVLTNGQRIQMSATSEVITTTEDIRKGASTGAILKDTALGAAAAAAVAAVTGDRAIATEEVLGGAGIGALIGLFLGRDRVTLVRIDPDQDLNLTLGSDLVLPTGSTNQ from the coding sequence ATGTCTAGCTTCAACCATTGGCAGTCTGGAACCGCTGCATTTTTAGCCCTGACCACCATTGCAGGTGCATCTGCCCCAATGGTCGTAATGATGCCTGCCCAAGCTCAAACTACTAGCTTTTCCGACGTTTCCTCTAGCTACTGGGCTGCAAGCTTCATTAGTGAACTAGCCCAGCGCGATGTGATTGCTGGATTCCCCGATGGCACCTTCCGCCCCAATGACCCTGTAACGCGGGCACAATTCGCCGCCATGATCCGTAAAGCCTTCAACAGGCCCCAAGAGCGCTCTGGCACGAACTTTGTCGATGTGTCGCAGAACTACTGGGCTTACAGTGCAATTCAGGAAGCCTACACAACAGGTTTCCTATCTGGATACCCCGGTAATATCTTCCAGCCCAACCAGAATATTCCTAGAGTTCAAGTTCTAGTTTCCTTAGCAAATGGTTTGGACTACTCCGTCAGCACTGAAGTAGAAACCATTTTGCAGCAGTACTACAGTGATGCGTCTCAAGTTCCTAGCTACGCTCGCAGTAGCGTGGCAGCAGCTACAGACGAACAGATTGTGGTGAACTACCCCAACATTCGACTGCTGAACCCCAACCAAGTCGCAACCAGAGCTGAAGTCGCAGCCTTTATCTACCAAGCTTTGGTTAGCTCTGGGCAAGCCACCGCAATCACTTCTCCCTATGTAGTGGGTCAGCGTCCTCCTGTCACAACGCCGACTCAAGTCAGAATTCCTTCTGGCACCACGATTCCGGTGAAGTATGACGAAGCCGAAAGAATTTTGGTCACACCAGATGAGACTGCACCTCTCACTCTTACCGTCGCTCAAAACATCACTACTTCTCAAGGCACCATTTTGATCCCCGCTGGTAGCCAAGTGGTAGGTCAGTTGCGACCTGCTCAAGGCGGTTCTCAGTTCGTAGCCCAAGAGCTAGTGTTGACTAACGGTCAACGGATTCAGATGAGTGCTACCTCTGAAGTGATCACTACCACTGAGGACATTCGTAAGGGTGCTAGCACAGGCGCAATCCTTAAAGATACGGCTTTGGGTGCTGCGGCTGCGGCTGCGGTTGCGGCTGTCACGGGCGACCGGGCGATCGCTACTGAGGAAGTCTTAGGTGGAGCAGGGATTGGAGCCTTAATCGGACTCTTCCTAGGCCGCGATCGCGTTACCCTCGTGCGGATTGATCCCGATCAAGATCTCAACCTGACACTAGGTTCTGATCTAGTACTGCCCACAGGCTCCACCAATCAGTAG
- a CDS encoding ARC6/PARC6 family protein, producing the protein MKLLLGGLIVSLGLWTLPAQAQVSNAQVNALVEAIRQAAPQTGTSKDGLYSDWQVLPGNIPRWAKFCTGREVTPEQFGANASTARSIVTCIVKDALQDEYPASGNNEAIAVQRVAAWWMTGDPTRYTNSATSPYTNKVLSFYQKLKSPNAASRPATSSTAPATSTTASNSSTPASAAAPASQNEYERYMQAGYAATKKGDYPLALLHFKRAVDERPNDPYAQKAVQNVERYLTRSRSGSAPASQNSAPQPTPQPVKNENGSAPKTSGVVVPTQSIAARNNTAISQNQAVGLITEWLQAKSQIFAPPFDQQPMKQFTTGELYASLVRDDGAIAWLKDNQAYYRFGVQKVESVERFVADQNKATVELKITEDRTLYRDGKVDPTQTDFKTRLVRYSLESINGAWKIADYKTVDGSVLERAVGTNTQNN; encoded by the coding sequence ATGAAGTTACTACTGGGTGGACTGATTGTCAGTTTGGGGCTATGGACATTGCCAGCGCAAGCGCAAGTTTCTAATGCCCAAGTCAATGCACTCGTAGAAGCAATTCGGCAAGCAGCCCCACAAACCGGAACCTCTAAGGATGGTTTGTACAGCGATTGGCAAGTACTGCCTGGTAATATCCCTCGTTGGGCAAAGTTTTGTACGGGCCGAGAAGTGACTCCAGAACAATTTGGAGCCAATGCTAGCACGGCGCGGAGCATTGTCACTTGCATTGTCAAAGATGCCCTGCAAGATGAATACCCTGCCAGTGGCAATAACGAGGCGATCGCGGTGCAACGAGTCGCAGCCTGGTGGATGACGGGCGATCCAACTCGCTATACCAATTCTGCAACCAGCCCTTACACCAACAAAGTCCTCAGTTTCTATCAAAAACTGAAATCTCCCAACGCTGCTTCTAGACCTGCTACTTCCTCCACTGCCCCTGCCACCTCTACCACTGCTTCTAACTCCTCTACTCCTGCTAGCGCTGCTGCCCCTGCCTCGCAAAACGAATATGAACGGTACATGCAGGCTGGCTATGCCGCAACTAAGAAGGGAGACTATCCTCTCGCGCTGTTGCACTTTAAGCGAGCTGTGGATGAACGTCCGAATGATCCCTATGCTCAAAAAGCAGTTCAGAACGTGGAGAGATATCTGACTCGGAGCCGTTCTGGTTCTGCTCCTGCCAGCCAAAACTCTGCTCCACAGCCAACTCCGCAACCTGTGAAGAACGAAAATGGCTCTGCACCTAAAACCTCAGGGGTAGTCGTACCCACCCAATCAATCGCAGCCAGAAACAATACAGCTATCTCCCAAAACCAAGCTGTAGGTCTAATTACAGAATGGCTACAAGCGAAGTCACAGATTTTCGCTCCTCCTTTCGACCAGCAACCCATGAAGCAGTTCACGACAGGCGAACTGTATGCTTCCCTAGTGAGGGATGATGGCGCGATCGCTTGGCTCAAAGACAATCAAGCTTACTATCGCTTTGGGGTCCAGAAAGTAGAGTCGGTCGAGCGATTTGTGGCAGATCAAAACAAGGCGACGGTCGAGCTAAAAATTACTGAAGACCGCACCCTATACCGCGACGGCAAAGTTGATCCGACTCAGACTGACTTCAAAACCAGATTGGTGCGCTATAGCTTGGAGTCAATTAACGGAGCCTGGAAAATTGCTGACTATAAAACTGTGGATGGTTCAGTTTTAGAACGTGCAGTTGGCACCAATACCCAGAACAATTAA
- a CDS encoding glycoside hydrolase family 57 protein, which yields MSIGYLALVLHAHLPFVRHPESDYVLEEEWLYEAIIETYVPLLRVFEGLKRDGIDFKITMSMTPPLVSMLRDPLLQERFDHHLAQLEELLEKEIDHNEHNGHIRYLAEYYSKEFKEVRQTWEQYDRDLVKGFKQFLDSHNLEIITCGATHGYFPLMKMYPQAVWSQIKVACEHYEENFGQPPKGIWLPECAYYEGVERMLADAGLRYFLTDGHGILYARPRPRFGTYAPIFTETGVAAFGRDHESSQQVWSSEVGYPGAPEYREFYKDLGWEADYDYIKPYIMPNGQRKNVGIKYHKITGRGLGLGDKALYDPYWAREKAADHASNFMFNRQQQVEHLHGIMQRPPIIVSPYDAELFGHWWYEGPWFIDYLFRKSWYDQQSYEMTHLADYLRMNPMQQVCKPSQSSWGYKGFHEYWLNETNAWIYPHLHKGAERMIELGKREPADELEWRALNQAARELLLAQSSDWAFIMRTGTMVPYAVRRTRSHLMRFNKLYDDLNQGKVDSGWLEKVEEIDNIFPNINYRTYRPL from the coding sequence ATGAGCATCGGATATCTCGCCCTCGTCCTGCACGCCCACCTACCCTTTGTCAGACATCCCGAAAGTGACTACGTTCTGGAAGAAGAGTGGTTATATGAAGCAATTATTGAAACTTACGTGCCCTTGTTGCGGGTATTCGAAGGCTTAAAACGGGATGGAATTGACTTCAAAATCACCATGAGTATGACGCCACCCTTGGTGTCCATGCTCCGTGACCCCCTGCTACAGGAACGTTTTGATCACCACCTAGCTCAACTAGAAGAGTTATTAGAGAAAGAGATTGATCACAACGAGCACAACGGTCATATTCGTTACCTCGCCGAATACTACTCCAAAGAATTTAAGGAAGTTCGGCAAACCTGGGAGCAATACGATCGCGATCTAGTTAAAGGATTTAAACAGTTTTTAGATAGCCATAACTTAGAAATCATTACCTGCGGCGCGACTCACGGCTACTTTCCCCTGATGAAGATGTACCCACAAGCCGTGTGGTCCCAAATCAAAGTCGCTTGTGAGCATTACGAAGAAAACTTTGGTCAACCGCCCAAAGGTATCTGGCTACCAGAATGTGCCTACTACGAAGGCGTAGAGCGGATGCTGGCTGACGCAGGGCTGCGCTACTTCCTCACCGATGGCCACGGGATTCTCTACGCTCGTCCTCGGCCCCGGTTCGGTACTTATGCCCCCATCTTTACCGAAACTGGGGTTGCTGCTTTTGGGCGTGACCACGAATCTTCGCAACAGGTGTGGTCTTCAGAAGTTGGTTATCCTGGCGCGCCAGAATACCGCGAGTTCTACAAAGACTTGGGCTGGGAAGCAGACTACGACTACATCAAGCCCTACATCATGCCCAACGGCCAGCGGAAAAACGTGGGCATTAAGTATCACAAGATCACTGGGCGGGGTCTAGGCTTAGGCGACAAAGCCCTGTACGACCCCTATTGGGCGCGGGAAAAAGCGGCAGACCACGCCAGCAACTTTATGTTCAACCGCCAGCAACAGGTTGAGCACTTACATGGCATCATGCAGCGACCTCCCATTATTGTGTCGCCCTACGATGCTGAGTTATTCGGGCATTGGTGGTACGAAGGCCCCTGGTTTATCGACTACCTGTTCCGCAAGTCTTGGTACGACCAGCAATCTTACGAAATGACTCACTTGGCCGACTACCTGCGGATGAACCCGATGCAACAAGTTTGTAAACCCTCGCAGTCGAGTTGGGGCTACAAAGGCTTCCACGAATACTGGCTGAATGAAACCAATGCCTGGATCTACCCGCACTTGCACAAGGGGGCGGAGCGGATGATCGAGTTGGGCAAACGGGAGCCTGCGGATGAACTAGAGTGGCGTGCCCTCAACCAAGCGGCCCGCGAACTGTTGCTGGCTCAATCTTCTGACTGGGCCTTCATTATGCGGACAGGAACAATGGTGCCCTATGCAGTCCGCCGCACGCGATCGCACTTGATGCGCTTTAACAAACTCTACGATGACCTCAACCAAGGCAAAGTTGATTCTGGCTGGTTAGAAAAAGTCGAGGAGATCGACAACATCTTTCCCAACATCAACTACCGCACCTATCGGCCACTTTAA
- a CDS encoding VOC family protein, with amino-acid sequence MKINQFHHVAIICSNYQNSKHFYVEILGFPIIQETFRPERNSYKLDLRVGDRDQIELFSFPEPPPRPNSPEAQGLRHLAFSVTDLEQAVAHLKSQGVAVEEIRLDHLTGKQFTFFQDPDSLPLELYER; translated from the coding sequence ATGAAAATAAATCAATTTCATCACGTGGCAATTATTTGCTCTAACTATCAAAACTCAAAGCATTTTTATGTAGAGATTTTAGGATTTCCGATTATTCAAGAAACGTTTCGGCCTGAGCGTAATTCTTATAAGTTGGATTTGCGGGTAGGCGATCGCGACCAAATTGAACTATTTTCGTTTCCCGAACCGCCTCCTAGACCTAATAGTCCTGAAGCGCAGGGGTTGAGGCATCTTGCTTTTTCGGTGACCGATTTAGAGCAAGCGGTAGCGCACTTAAAATCTCAAGGAGTTGCAGTGGAGGAGATTCGTCTCGATCACCTCACCGGAAAGCAATTTACTTTCTTTCAAGACCCAGATAGCTTGCCCCTAGAACTATACGAGCGCTAA
- a CDS encoding slipin family protein has translation MGQTFLLLGILFFLTASGLKMDREYQRGVIFRLGRIRGVQGPGMYWIIPWIDQKSQLDIRTKTVNIEPQETVTADSVTIKVNAVLYYRIIDPAKAINKVENYEMAVYQIALTTLRNVVGQNILDDVLQNRDKINFKVQEIVDEITEPWGVVIERVEMKDVEIPPNMQRAMAKEAEAIREKRARIIKAAAEQEASIKLAEASKNIAANPSALELRRLQMLTEIGAENNTTTIIMMPSDFVAVAKRWAEGGLEGAPPFPQPYQGTAIPFVPPVERPLETPLESDRST, from the coding sequence ATGGGACAGACCTTCTTACTGTTGGGCATTCTTTTCTTCTTGACTGCTTCTGGCCTCAAAATGGATCGCGAATACCAGCGAGGGGTTATCTTCCGCTTGGGCCGAATTAGAGGAGTCCAAGGCCCAGGAATGTATTGGATTATTCCTTGGATCGACCAAAAATCTCAGTTAGATATCCGCACTAAAACGGTTAATATTGAACCCCAAGAAACTGTAACCGCTGATAGTGTGACTATTAAAGTGAATGCAGTTTTGTACTATCGAATTATCGATCCTGCCAAAGCCATTAATAAAGTTGAAAACTATGAGATGGCAGTTTATCAAATTGCTCTCACAACTTTACGCAATGTTGTAGGCCAAAACATTCTAGATGATGTGCTACAAAACCGCGACAAAATCAACTTCAAAGTTCAAGAAATCGTTGATGAAATTACCGAGCCTTGGGGCGTGGTGATTGAGCGGGTAGAAATGAAAGATGTAGAAATTCCGCCCAACATGCAACGAGCCATGGCTAAAGAAGCCGAAGCCATCCGAGAAAAACGGGCTCGGATCATTAAAGCAGCAGCAGAGCAAGAAGCTTCCATTAAGTTAGCTGAAGCCTCCAAAAATATCGCTGCAAATCCTTCTGCTCTAGAACTGCGGCGTCTGCAAATGCTGACAGAAATTGGGGCCGAAAACAATACCACCACCATCATTATGATGCCGTCAGATTTTGTAGCCGTTGCTAAACGCTGGGCTGAAGGTGGTTTGGAGGGTGCTCCGCCTTTCCCTCAACCCTATCAAGGCACCGCTATCCCCTTCGTGCCACCAGTAGAACGTCCCTTAGAAACTCCTCTAGAAAGCGATCGATCCACCTAA